A stretch of the Streptomyces venezuelae genome encodes the following:
- a CDS encoding oxygenase MpaB family protein, which yields MGTASDADPGLYGPASVTWQCHGDPMMWIAGVRALYLQALHPRAVRGVLANSDFRQDTWGRLLRTADFVGTLTYGTTEAAEQAGARVRKIHRTLSATDPATGAAFPLDDPELLLWVHCAQIDSFLHVLRRSGVPLTPAQADRYVDENRVNARLVGLDPAEVPATTAELAGYFEKVRPQLAAGADAADVDAFLRRPPVHPLLAPVRAVLWRPLAALAYGSLPPYAHRLYGRPALAPRSVTRRLRLTGRLLRSIPAGLRWQLPPGHILKAMRRLGPTSRPSTYTLRRAAAILDGPGRA from the coding sequence GTGGGGACCGCGAGCGACGCCGACCCCGGGCTCTACGGGCCGGCGTCCGTGACCTGGCAGTGCCACGGCGATCCGATGATGTGGATCGCCGGAGTCCGTGCGCTCTACCTCCAGGCCCTGCACCCCCGGGCCGTCCGCGGAGTGCTGGCCAACAGCGACTTCCGGCAGGACACCTGGGGCCGGCTGCTGCGCACCGCCGACTTCGTCGGCACCCTCACCTACGGCACCACGGAAGCCGCCGAACAGGCCGGAGCCAGGGTCCGGAAGATCCACCGGACCCTGTCCGCCACCGATCCGGCCACCGGCGCGGCCTTCCCGCTGGACGACCCCGAGCTCCTCCTCTGGGTCCACTGCGCACAGATCGACTCCTTCCTGCACGTCCTGCGCCGCTCCGGGGTCCCGCTCACCCCCGCCCAGGCCGACCGCTACGTCGACGAGAACCGGGTCAACGCCCGACTGGTCGGCCTCGACCCCGCCGAGGTGCCCGCCACCACCGCCGAGCTCGCCGGTTACTTTGAGAAGGTCCGCCCGCAGCTCGCCGCCGGAGCCGATGCCGCCGACGTCGACGCCTTCCTGCGCCGGCCGCCCGTACACCCGCTCCTCGCGCCCGTCCGGGCCGTGCTGTGGCGGCCCCTCGCCGCGCTCGCGTACGGATCGCTGCCCCCGTATGCGCACCGGCTGTACGGCCGGCCCGCACTCGCCCCGCGCAGCGTCACCCGCCGCCTGCGCCTCACCGGGCGCTTGCTGCGCAGCATTCCCGCAGGTCTGCGCTGGCAGCTGCCGCCAGGTCACATCTTGAAAGCGATGCGTCGCCTGGGCCCCACCAGCCGCCCCTCGACGTACACACTGCGCAGAGCGGCGGCCATACTGGACGGGCCGGGGAGGGCATGA
- a CDS encoding serine/threonine-protein kinase — protein sequence MAESRLIHGRYRSLDLIGRGGMGEVWRARDESLGRHVAVKCLKPLGPEQDAHFTQVLRERFRREARVAASLQHRGVTVVHDFGDESASGGMLFLVMELLEGRNLSQLMEDNGRRPLPVDVVVDIAEQVAAALAYTHEQGVVHRDLKPANIMRLTDGTVKICDFGIARLAHDIGFTAKLTGGGMAMGTPHYMSPEQIAGGEVDHSSDLYSLGCVLYEIATGAPPFDLGDSWSVLVGHRDTPPVPLREHRPELPEHFERVVLDLLAKRPEDRPADARRLHTRLAEARRGPRATAAQAPALPAWAHGMTAGRKAGLQARPGSGTWAVLTGSWTAALPAPAAIPGPGPDPGSGPGSGPGPVQAPVPAVGPGPAPAFPTGHGHGPGPARPDAAEDPRLTAPYGVPRGLGPDHPDTLTARYEAAAALSRAGRPADALTEYREVARIRDRVLGADHPDSLAVRQEIGYVLGQLGRYQQAHDVYAGVLAARERSMGAEHPDTLLCHHNLVCTLGRLGRHADAHRAAGAVADARARVLGPDHPDTLLTRYEAAYALGQLGCWDEALEGYRQVAAARERSLGRDHPDTLAARYEVGIALGRLGLGPEALDLFRSLVRDRTRAYGAADPETLRARHVLGVNLGRLARWEEALAEAREVGALRAKVLGAGHPDTLVSRREVAVGLGWLGRWEEALPLYREVAGVRDRALGADHPDTLDALGDEAYCLERLGLAAEAAALRDRIADLRGQGFAYGSALPPAVGA from the coding sequence ATGGCGGAGAGCAGACTGATCCATGGCCGTTACCGGTCACTCGACCTGATCGGCCGGGGCGGTATGGGCGAGGTGTGGCGGGCCCGCGACGAGTCGCTCGGCCGCCATGTCGCGGTCAAATGCCTCAAGCCGCTCGGTCCGGAACAGGATGCCCATTTCACCCAGGTGCTGCGGGAACGCTTCCGGCGCGAGGCGCGGGTGGCGGCCTCCCTCCAGCATCGCGGTGTCACCGTGGTCCACGACTTCGGTGACGAGAGCGCCTCCGGCGGCATGCTCTTCCTCGTCATGGAACTGCTGGAGGGGCGCAACCTCAGCCAGCTGATGGAGGACAACGGCCGCCGCCCGCTGCCGGTGGACGTGGTCGTGGACATTGCCGAACAGGTCGCCGCCGCCCTCGCCTACACCCACGAACAGGGTGTGGTGCACCGGGACCTCAAGCCCGCCAACATCATGCGGCTGACCGACGGCACCGTGAAGATCTGCGACTTCGGCATCGCCCGCCTCGCCCACGACATCGGATTCACCGCCAAACTCACCGGCGGCGGCATGGCCATGGGCACCCCGCACTACATGTCCCCCGAGCAGATCGCGGGCGGCGAGGTCGACCACAGCAGCGACCTCTACTCGCTGGGCTGTGTGCTGTACGAGATCGCCACCGGAGCCCCGCCGTTCGACCTCGGCGACTCCTGGTCCGTGCTGGTCGGCCACCGCGACACCCCGCCCGTGCCGCTGCGCGAGCACCGGCCCGAGCTGCCCGAGCACTTCGAACGGGTGGTGCTGGACCTGCTCGCCAAGCGGCCGGAGGACCGGCCCGCCGACGCCCGGCGGCTGCACACCCGGCTGGCGGAGGCCCGCCGGGGCCCCCGGGCCACGGCGGCGCAGGCGCCCGCCCTGCCCGCCTGGGCCCACGGGATGACCGCCGGCCGCAAGGCGGGCCTCCAGGCACGCCCGGGCAGCGGCACCTGGGCGGTCCTGACCGGCTCCTGGACCGCCGCCCTCCCGGCCCCGGCCGCGATTCCCGGGCCCGGTCCCGACCCCGGTTCCGGGCCCGGTTCCGGCCCGGGCCCAGTTCAGGCGCCGGTCCCGGCCGTGGGCCCGGGCCCGGCGCCCGCCTTCCCGACGGGCCACGGCCACGGCCCCGGCCCGGCCCGGCCCGACGCCGCCGAGGACCCGCGCCTCACCGCACCGTACGGAGTGCCCCGCGGCCTCGGCCCGGACCACCCCGACACCCTCACCGCCCGCTACGAGGCCGCCGCAGCCCTCAGCCGGGCCGGCCGCCCCGCCGACGCGCTGACCGAGTACCGGGAGGTCGCCCGGATCCGCGACCGGGTCCTCGGCGCGGACCACCCCGACAGCCTGGCCGTACGCCAGGAGATCGGGTACGTCCTGGGCCAGCTCGGCCGCTACCAGCAGGCCCACGACGTGTACGCGGGGGTGCTCGCGGCCCGCGAGCGCAGCATGGGAGCCGAGCACCCCGACACCCTGCTCTGCCACCACAACCTGGTCTGCACCCTCGGCCGCCTCGGCCGGCACGCCGATGCCCACCGGGCCGCCGGCGCGGTGGCCGACGCCCGCGCCCGGGTGCTCGGCCCCGACCACCCGGACACCCTGCTGACCCGCTACGAGGCGGCCTACGCCCTGGGCCAGCTCGGCTGCTGGGACGAGGCCCTGGAGGGGTACCGCCAGGTCGCCGCCGCCCGCGAACGCAGCCTGGGCCGCGACCACCCCGACACCCTGGCCGCCCGCTACGAGGTCGGCATAGCGCTGGGCCGGCTCGGCCTCGGCCCCGAGGCCCTGGACCTGTTCCGGTCGCTGGTTCGCGACCGCACCCGGGCCTACGGCGCCGCCGACCCCGAGACCCTCCGCGCCCGCCATGTCCTCGGCGTCAACCTGGGCCGGCTCGCCCGCTGGGAGGAGGCCCTGGCCGAGGCCCGGGAGGTCGGGGCGCTGCGCGCCAAGGTGCTCGGCGCCGGACACCCCGACACCCTGGTGAGCCGCCGCGAGGTCGCGGTCGGCCTGGGCTGGCTCGGCCGCTGGGAGGAGGCGCTGCCGCTGTACCGGGAGGTCGCCGGGGTGCGGGACCGGGCGCTGGGCGCCGACCACCCGGACACCCTGGACGCGCTCGGCGACGAGGCGTACTGCCTGGAACGCCTGGGCCTGGCCGCGGAGGCCGCCGCGCTCCGGGACCGCATCGCGGACCTCCGCGGCCAGGGCTTCGCCTACGGCAGCGCGCTCCCGCCGGCCGTGGGCGCCTGA